CTCTGTTCGCATGTCCTTTTTCTCTATCTCTATATCTCTTTAAGTTGGCCTGTGATTAGAAGGACATACCTACATACATTATCCAAAATCCAAGCCCCGAAACCAAAACCTTTACAAAAAGGCAAACATAATCCCACCCACCCAAAATCCCCTTAATTGGTGTACACACTCCGTATTAGTAGTAACGTACCTAGACGTAACCGTACTACTCCCTAGTCAGTAGTTAATTAACCTAACCCCCACCAAAAACCAATACAAATTTAGTTAGTACGTATGCAATCTTATACTAACCGAACCGTTTGAAACAAATTAATACAATACCTTCAAACTACAAAACCCCCATACAGCTACAAGATCATGTGCCCCAAGCAATTGCAGGGCGTTGAGAAAGACAAAAAGGCCACTGAAATAATCATTAAGTTTATCGATTTGCCCGAAGATCAGTACCGTTTGGGTAACACAAAGGTATATGACCGACAATATATCTATTCACAAAACTAAATCATCTGCACTTCTTCTGCTTGAATCTGGACAATGTTTCCGACTGCCTAACTTCATTCAAAAACTGGAGAACTTATTAAGTTGTCTCGTTTTGATTGAGGGTTTTTGCCAGTCCGTGGATATTATCAAGACCTCACACGCCTCTTTTTTACACAACATCTTCTGCACACTTCCGAAGATATATTTTCTGGAACTGCTTTTCCTAAACCAATCGTAACAACCTTTGCAGCTGCTAGTACACAGCTCTTGTCAACTATTGGGTTAGGGATCGTTTGATCTGGAGGGTTTATCTTCCCTATCTTAGTCTCATCTTAGTGTTATCATCTGCCTGCACTTTAACCCCATTTGCATCCCTTTACTAAAACTATACATGTTATTGTTCTTGACCTGTGATTTGATGTACCTTTCTGTGTTTTCGTTTGTACCATCCATCCTCTATCTATCCCAGTTCAACCTGTCCAAAAGTGTTTTTGAAGAAGCGCTtaagcaaagcaaaaaaagaaaaagaatgaACCTATACCGTCTGAATGAGTTTCCCCCAGAAGCTCCCAGAACAGTGTTGGTTCCGCTTAGTGCACGCATTCTTTAGGAGATGGCACCAACAGAAATCTAACCTATATTCTCTCTTTCCCACCCAAACCACCCCAAACCCACTTCCAACCCTCAACAAAAAACAGGTGTTCTTCCGCGCCGGTGTCCTGGGTCAGATGGAGGAGTTCCGTGATGAGCGTCTGGGCAAGATCATGTCCTGGATGCAGGCCTGGGCTCGTGGTTACCTGTCCCGCAAGGGCTTCAAGAAGCTCCAGGAGCAGCGCGTCGCCCTCAAGGTTGTCCAGCGCAACCTGCGCAAGTACCTGCAGCTCCGTACCTGGCCCTGGTACAAACTGTGGCAGAAGGTCAAGCCCCTCCTCAACGTCAGCCGTATCGAGGATGAGATTGCCGTGAGTATAGAgaagatagaaagatggagaCTGTGGCggacttttggttttggttcgACGATGGTGAACTTGGACAGGACCAGTTGCTGGTGACAATCATCTGAGGTAGCCCTGGGGTGTCTATTCCCTTAGTCATTGTCTGGGGTAATTGGATGAGCTGAGGCAGCTGCACAGCCAACTCAATCCTATTTTAATCAATGGTCATAAACATTGTTGCGATGCGAAATTCCTGCGCTTAATTAAGCACACATCTTAATACCTGCATCATCTGCATACCCAACTATTTTATTCGAACAACTTGagagccacccacccactggCAGCTGTTCGAACGTATCGATACGATCTGATTCCAATCGCCGGGGGCAGCCAAAAATAGATGCTGTCATAATCTCCTCGCACTTTCGATCAGGCCAAATGTGGCCTCTGTTTTCGCTGGAATCCAACGGCTCTTCACCTCTCACATTCTTACATATAGTTTGCAAAAATTATGACTTGTTCTATTCTTGGCCCTGCCACATAGCTggggattttttgtttaagagCCACAATTAGTTTGCCAATTAGCTtgctaattaaataataaaaaatgcccCAAGATGCCCACGTAAAGTTCCGATCCCCGATGAGTAATTTAACATGTATACAACCAATACGCACAATGCGATGTGTATACAGGGGAATCTATATATAAGCACTTAAGATGGTACACCTGCTGGTACCGCCGCACAAGTGCGACTTGATAGGCCCCATACCAGAGCAGTATAGCCCCATACCATATAGCAATGGCAGCAATTTGTGAATTATGATGGCTACCTCCTAACCAAGGCGATTACACACATGCCAAGTGGCATGGCAGCAGCTGCCATATATCgctgctctgctctgctctgctcaGTTCTGCTCGCATCGGGGCGTTTTGGCTAATTTTATAGCCAAAGTGGCCCAGTGCATTTGCAGCAGCCATTCCAGTTGTATTTGACCAGTCGCCGTCGCGGTAACAGGTACCACACACAAAAATCGAACCCCCAACGAAGAACCAATCGAACTGAGCACAAGATCATAAGATCACCATAGCTCAACGAATTAAAAGGGGGTTAATAGGAGTTAATAAAAGTTATTAGACCCTTTAGAAGGAGGCTTAAGAGTTAGCGAAAGTGATTTAGCAACATGGCCGATGAGAAGAAAGCCAAGAAAACGAAGAAATCCACCGAATCAACCACACCCAGTGCCGCTGAGGAAGCAGCTCCAGCTGAGGCTgctccaccagcagcagcggatGCTCCGCCAGAGGCTGCTCCTCAGCCCGAATCAGCCCCTGTTGAACCAGCACCAAAAGCCCAGCCAGCAGCTGAGGAAATCAGCTCCTTTACTAACCCATCGAATGCCTCTAATGACTTGCAGCGTCTGGAGGAGAAGGCCAAGAAGGCTGAGGAACTGCATGCCGCTGAAGTGAAGGTGCGCAAGGAGCTGGAGGCCCTCAACGCCAAGCTGTTGGCCGAGAAGACCGCTCTGCTCGACTCGCTGTCCGGCGAGAAGGGTGCCCTGCAGGACTACCAGGAGCGCAACGCCAAGTTGACCGCCCAGAAGAACGACCTCGAGAACCAGCTGCGCGTAAGTATAGCCCATTAATACACCCACTTATGCGATGTGGTGCCACGAAAGCGGAAAAGGCAACGAAATTGATCGGAGGCAATCGAGCATGAAACTTGCTCTCGGCTATTTCTGGCCATTTGCGCTTTTTGGGCTAAATTTAGGAGTGACCAATCAGCTACTTACCCATTACCCAAAATTCCAATCAAATAGGATATCCAAGAGCGCCTGACTCAGGAGGAGGATGCCCGCAACCAGCTGTTccagcagaagaagaaggccGACCAGGAGATCTCTGGCCTGAAGAAGGACATCGAGGATCTGGAACTGAACGTCCAGAAGGCCGAGCAGGACAAGGCCACCAAGGATCACCAGATCCGCAACTTGAACGACGAGATCGCCCACCAGGATGAGCTCATCAACAAGCTGAACAAGGAGAAGAAGATGCAGGGCGAGACCAACCAGAAGACCGGTGAGGAGCTGCAGGCCGCCGAGGACAAGATCAACCACTTGAACAAGGTTAAGGCCAAGCTCGAGCAGACCCTCGATGAGCTGGAGGATTCGCTGGAGCGCGAGAAGAAGGTGCGCGGCGATGTTGAGAAGTCCAAGCGCAAGGTTGAGGGTGACCTCAAGCTGACCCAGGAGGCCGTTGCCGATCTGGAGCGCAACAAGAAGGAGCTCGAGCAGACCATCCAGCGCAAGGACAAGGAGCTGTCCTCCATCACCGCCAAGCTCGAGGACGAGCAGGTCGTTGTGCTGAAGCACCAGCGCCAGATCAAGGAGCTGCAGGCCCGCATCGAGGAGCTCGAGGAGGAGGTCGAGGCTGAGCGCCAGGCCCGCGCCAAGGCTGAGAAGCAGCGCGCCGATCTGGCCCGCGAGCTCGAGGAATTGGGCGAGCGTCTGGAGGAGGCTGGCGGTGCCACCTCTGCCCAGATCGAGCTCAACAAGAAGCGCGAGGCTGAGCTGAGCAAGCTGCGTCGCGATCTTGAGGAGGCCAACATCCAGCACGAGTCCACCCTGGCTAACCTGCGCAAGAAGCACAACGATGCCGTCGCCGAGATGGCCGAGCAGGTTGACCAGCTCAACAAGCTGAAGGCTAAGTAAGTACCGTTTGCAATTACTAGACATCTAGCTAGCTTTTTCAGGTGCGCCAACGCTATCGCGACAGAGAGAAGATGAAGAAACCAGGAGTTATTTAGACTTGGTTATCGAACCCACGCAGCTAATAGAAATTTGCTCTCTTTTCTCTTACCCACTTTTGCGCTAATCCAGGGCCGAGCACGATCGCCAGACTTGCCACAACGAGCTGAATCAGACTCGTACCGCCTGCGATCAGCTGGGTCGCGATAAGGTAATATGTCGCGACAagtggcgcccgagcagggacgCCGAGCGATCCACACATATACAGAATTACACTGAACACGCATGTTCCAACCAAATAAAGCAAACACACAACTACGTATTAAACTACGTCTGTGTGTTACCCAAAACTCTCTGTCTAATCGAAATGAAGGGTTTCTCGAAAAAAAAGGTTCAACGCAAGGATAGCAAGTCGCTCTCGCTTCTCGCCTATGTTTCTGCCTCTGTCTCTGTCTATCCCCCACAAAACATAAACTAACCCGTGCAATACGAACCTCTCTGTGTCTCTATCTATCTGTCTAAACCAGGGCTGAGAAGGAGAAGAACGAGTACTACGGCCAGTTGAACGATCTGCGCGCCGGTGTCGACCACATTACCAACGAGAAGGTATTGAAACTTGATCTTTACTATGCGTTAAATGCTCTCAACGCGATGCTGTAAattaaaatgctgaaatttctaGTTTTGCCACGTCTCTACATCTGTGTATAGTATCAACGTAGTTGCAATGCAACCACACCGAAAAATCCCaaagaaaatatgtaaaaactaAAACGACCCACCCACTTGAGTAATCTCCAAGCTTGATCTACTAACTCCCCAATGCCTTGTACAGCACTTGACACGACCAAAATGCCACCACACTCACAAACCTCCGATGGAGAAATAACCCCAAATCAATCCGAAACTAATGCAAATCTAAATCCAAAAATACAGGCTGCCCAGGAGAAGATCGCCAAGCAGCTGCAGCACACCCTCAACGAGGTGCAGTCGAAACTGGATGAGACCAACAGGACTCTGAACGACTTCGATGCCAGCAAGAAGAAGCTGTCCATCGAGAACTCCGACCTGCTCCGCCAGCTGGAGGAGGCCGAGTCCCAGGTGTCCCAGCTGTCCAAGATCAAGATCTCCCTGACCACCCAGTTGGAGGATACCAAGCGTCTGGCCGACGAGGAGTCGCGCGAGCGTGCCACCCTTTTGGGCAAGTTCCGCAACCTGGAGCACGACCTGGACAATCTGCGCGAGCAGGTTGAGGAGGAGGCCGAGGGCAAGGCCGATCTGCAGCGCCAGCTGAGCAAGGCCAACGCTGAGGCCCAGGTCTGGCGTAGCAAGTACGAGTCCGATGGCGTCGCCCGCTccgaggagctggaggaggccAAGAGGAAGCTGCAGGCCCGTTTGGCCGAGGCTGAGGAGACCATCGAGTCCCTCAACCAGAAGTGCATCGGCCTGGAGAAGACCAAGCAGCGCCTGTCCACCGAAGTGGAGGATCTGCAGCTGGAGGTCGACCGTGCCAACGCCATTGCCAATGCTGCCGAGAAGAAGCAGAAGGCCTTCGACAAGATCATCGGCGAGTGGAAGCTCAAGGTCGACGATCTGGCCGCCGAGCTGGATGCCTCCCAGAAGGAGTGCCGCAACTACTCCACCGAGCTGTTCCGTCTTAAGGGCGCCTACGAGGAGGGCCAGGAGCAGCTGGAGGCTGTGCGTCGTGAGAACAAGAACCTGGCCGATGAGGTCAAGGATCTGCTCGACCAGATCGGTGAGGGTGGCCGCAACATCCATGAGATCGAGAAGGCACGCAAGCGCCTCGAGGCCGAGAAGGACGAGCTCCAGGCCGCCCTCGAGGAGGCTGAGGCTGCTCTCGAGCAGGAGGAGAACAAGGTGCTGCGCGCCCAGCTGGAGCTGTCCCAGGTCCGCCAGGAGATCGATCGCCGCAtccaggagaaggaggaggagttcGAGAACACCCGCAAGAACCACCAGCGCGCCCTCGACTCCATGCAGGCTTCCCTCGAAGCCGAGGCCAAGGGCAAGGCTGAGGCCCTGCGCATGAAGAAGAAGCTGGAGGCTGACATCAACGAGCTTGAGATTGCTCTGGATCACGCCAACAAGGTGGGTTTGAATGCGATAGTacctcatatttttttatttttttttttattttttttttttatttaattgtttttaactattttcttgtttttttaggCTAACGCCGAGGCCCAGAAGAACATCAAGCGttaccagcagcagctgaaGGACATCCAGACTGCcctcgaggaggagcagcgcgCCCGCGACGATGCCCGCGAACAGCTGGGCATCTCCGAGCGTCGTGCCAACGCCCTCCAGAACGAACTGGAGGAGTCTCGCACTCTGCTGGAGCAGGCCGATCGCGGCCGTCGCCAGGCCGAGCAGGAGCTGGCCGATGCCCACGAGCAGCTGAACGAGGTGTCCGCCCAGAACGCCTCCATCTCCGCTGCCAAGAGGAAGCTGGAGTCCGAGCTGCAGACCCTGCACTCCGACTTGGACGAACTCCTGAACGAGGCCAAGAACTCCGAGGAGAAGGCCAAGAAGGCCATGGTCGATGCCGCCCGTTTGGCCGATGAGCTCCGCGCCGAGCAGGATCATGCCCAGACCCAGGAGAAATTGAGGAAGGCCCTCGAGCAGCAGATCAAGGAGCTGCAGGTCCGTCTCGACGAGGCCGAGGCCAACGCCCTCAAGGGTGGCAAGAAGGCCATCCAGAAGCTCGAGCAGCGCGTCCGCGAGCTCGAGAACGAGCTGGACGGTGAGCAGAGGAGGCACGCCGATGCCCAGAAGAACCTGCGCAAGTCCGAGCGTCGCGTCAAGGAGCTGAGCTTCCAGTCCGAGGAGGACCGCAAGAACCACGAGCGCATGCAGGATCTGGTCGACAAGCTGCAACAGAAGATCAAGACATACAAGAGGCAGATCGAGGAGGCCGAGGAAATCGCCGCCCTCAACTTGGCCAAATTCCGCAAGGCTCagcaggagctggaggaggccGAGGAGCGTGCCGATCTGGCTGAGCAGGCCATCAGCAAATTCCGCGCCAAGGGACGTGCCGGTTCTGTCGGTCGTGGTGCCAGCCCAGCGGTAAGTTTTGATTAGAGCATCCCATCATCATCACACCCTACCTCTCTAGACCTTATGAGACCCTACCATCCTCCTCTcagagaaaaaagaaaatatatcatttgAATTTCTCTCAATCGAACACCAACTGAGCCTCCATTTTGCCGCAATCACTACGTTCTCTTCAGATCAGTTTTTGAATAATCCGTATATTCTTCCCTTTCATATTGCGCGCGTATGCTCTCTGCTTCTTCTCACGAAAACAGATCTAAATCTGAGGCAGCACCACCAAGTGAAAAACAATCTATATAGCGATCCAATTATGGTTCATTTACGATAATGAGAGAACAAAAACCATGCAAAGAGAATTATAGCTTATaagaattattataaaataaatactaataacaataatatagTTGCATCATACGACATTCGctagcagaaaaaaaatgtaaaaattagaAGCCACCCAAATCCGAAATCAATGGATCAATTCATCGAATACCAACCAAGAATGCGTTCATTTTGACAGAAAACCAaacgaaaagcaaaaaaaaaaattacaagtaAACAAGCAAGCAACCAACAGCAGCATCAGGCTAAATCAATCGAATTGCTTTCTCTACAaccatttacaaaaaaaaaaatcaatactATTCTTccactatattattataaactgTATTTGTACATGTGTACTGCAGCCGACAGCGTCAAAGGGCCGCAAGAGCGCGCTGCTGGAGCAGTAGAAACTTTTCTGAAACATTTGTAAGTGGACGTGTTCGTGCACGTCTTGACCCGTTCTTGTTGTGTCGGAACTCTTCCCACCCACTCCCTCACACCCACACAGTCAGTCAGCCAGTCAGTCAACCGCAGCTCATCTCGTTGTCTCGCTCACTCGTTCGTTGTCGTTGCTCAAACTCCAACTCATTCGTTACGTTTTGTCGTCTCGCTGTCGTACTCGTCAAGCGCTCTCGCTCCTCTCTCATCCGACACTCGACTCCCCAGCAAGACATACTCTCTCTCGAAGAGCATCTACGTTAGCTCACTTCGTACCTGGTTACCGTTATAGTTCACCCCTGCACTCGCTGGCACTACGAAACGTGCGTAGAGAGTGCTGGGCCTTCTCGTTATCGTTCTATCCCAGTGCAGTCGATCCAACTGGGCGACTCGTCCCATTCCCCGGCATGTTTGAATATCGTAATTCTTCTGAAGCTAAtccttatataattttatttatctctCTATTCTACAGCCCCGTGCGACGTCCGTTAGGCCACAATTCGACGGATTGGCCTTCCCACCAAGATTCGACCTTGCTCCTGAAAACGAATTCTAAAtgccatttcattttttaatttattttaaatgatatttcataatgattatgtttatgattttaatttaatttcttaatttaaaaacaaaataataaaactataacaaaatatatatcgaAAACGACGGGAGGCAAACCACCAACACCAACGCCAAATGCACTTAGGCAAAAAATGAAACCAAATAACAACGATCGATCACCGCATCGATtagtatacatacatacataagtgAACAGGATCAGGCTTTTGTGTAAGCGCGACATTTGCCACGGGGACACTGCTGGCTGGAcctgtatttgtatttgtatttatatatttttatacaacttTCGAAATGCATTCAACCAACTAACTATGAAAGAACCAAATCGATTCTCAATCGAACAGCCTGAGAAAGATCGATCGCGAAATGAGAGAGCCCCTTCAAAGTGAAGGCCCCGCGGCGGTGTCCGCCGGTAAATGTCGCCCGCTGTTCGAATTTTTTGCTCTATATGTATTCTCAATTACCTTTGTCATACAGACCAGACAAGACTTACGGACGACACAAGCTATATGCACTGCGCTTATGTTTATGTTAATTTTGACTCTATCAAGCAATGATAAAGAGATAAGATCATCACTCTACACTAAATGAAAAGTATACAAAAAAggaacaaaataaatgtaaatcaaTTTAACAAATGTGTTTTATTCTCGCTGATGAAATATCTAAGAATTTCTAATCACCAGCAAAAGCTGGGGGAACTACACCACAGAAACTGATAAGAATGTTaaattttccattaaattaaaagacatGGCCCATATATGTTAAGTAATAAGATTAtgtggatatatttatttacttttaattaaaccCCAAAACCAAGTAGCTTCTACTTTCCCGCCCCCGGAGCCCTGGGATTGGGCTCGATGCGCAGCAGTTGCTTGTGCTGGCCGATCATGTGCTCAATGTGATTGCATTCGCGCAGATGACCCTTGAACTCATCAAGAGTCTCATATAAAACCGGATAGAGAGCGGGCAGGAGTCCATGGTCCAAAGTCGGGAAGAGATGGTGGAGCACATGATCGCCAAAGTGGGTGAGGACCAGGAACTGTGACCACTTGAGATCGCCGCGATCGATGATCGTGTCCACCTGGAACAAGCCCCAGTCGCGATCCTCGCGATTCGCATCGCCCTCGTGATAGATTTCCGGATCGTGATGGGCCGCATTCAGACCTATCACACAGAAGCTAAAACTAGCGATCGACGTCATCGAGAGCCACGTTCGCACGCAGGTCCAGACGCCAACAGATCCTCCGGTTCCCAGGTAAATAGCAATGGGTATGCTCAGCGGCAGTAGATCGTGCCAGTAGAGGATGTTCGTGTGACGCAGCGAGTAGAAAATACTGAAATATCAATAGCAATCAATCAAACAATCTTTGTTTACGATCGCCTCCCCGATCACGATCACTCACCGTGTGCCGATCTGTATGAAGAAGGCCAGGGCATAGGCCACCGGTTCCGTGACCCAGGACACATAGCGCATCACCTTGCTCTTGATGTGCGGATTGGGCACCCAGCAGAGCAGCGGCTCGAACATCGAGAGCTCCAGATCGAAATAGGAATTGGGATAGATGTGGTGGGACAGAGCATGGGACACACGCCAGGCGGCGAAGTTCATCAGGCCCAGATTGAAGGCGTACATCTGCCAGTTGTCCCGGCGATGGAAGTAGTTGTGGGACACGATCACCGTCCAGCAGAGGGCCACACCCGCCAAGATCAGAGCCAAAAGGCTATTGTACTTGGCACTGGCAATGCCGAAAAGGAAGAGCGACACAAGGACTCCCAGGTGAAtgagctaaaaataaaaaaaaaatattgtaatatttttatttctaaagaaaattattataactaattaattatttaattatcaaaATTTGGACAAAAAAGAAACCCAGGAAAACTGATAATTCTGTCCCATTATCGTCATGAGAC
The genomic region above belongs to Drosophila takahashii strain IR98-3 E-12201 chromosome 2L, DtakHiC1v2, whole genome shotgun sequence and contains:
- the Mhc gene encoding myosin heavy chain, muscle isoform X20 — encoded protein: MPKPIPNQEDEDPTPYLFVSLEQRRIDQSKPYDSKKSCWIPDEKEGYLLGEIKATKGDIVSVGLQGGEVRDLKSEKVEKVNPPKFEKIEDMADMTVLNTPCVLHNLRQRYYAKLIYTYSGLFCVAINPYKRYPVYTNRCAKMYRGKRRNEVPPHIFAISDGAYVDMLTNHVNQSMLITGESGAGKTENTKKVIAYFATVGASKKTEESAKSKGSLEDQVVQTNPVLEAFGNAKTVRNDNSSRFGKFIRIHFGPTGKLAGADIETYLLEKARVISQQSLERSYHIFYQIMSGSVAGVKEYCLLSNNIYDYRIVSQGKTTIPSVNDGEEWVAVDQAFDILGFTKQEKEDVYRITAAVMHMGGMKFKQRGREEQAEQDGEEEGGRVSKLFGCDTAELYKNLLKPRIKVGNEFVTQGRNVQQVTNSIGALCKGVFDRLFKWLVKKCNETLDTQQKRQHFIGVLDIAGFEIFDYNGFEQLCINFTNEKLQQFFNHHMFVLEQEEYKREGIDWAFIDFGMDLLACIDLIEKPMGILSILEEESMFPKATDQTFSEKLTNTHLGKSAPFQKPKPPKPGQQAAHFAIGHYAGCVSYNITGWLEKNKDPLNDTVVDQFKKSQNKLLIEIFADHAGQSGGGEQAKGGRGKKGGGFATVSSAYKEQLNSLMTTLRSTQPHFVRCIIPNEMKQPGVVDAHLVMHQLTCNGVLEGIRICRKGFPNRMVYPDFKMRYKIMCPKQLQGVEKDKKATEIIIKFIDLPEDQYRLGNTKVFFRAGVLGQMEEFRDERLGKIMSWMQAWARGYLSRKGFKKLQEQRVALKVVQRNLRKYLQLRTWPWYKLWQKVKPLLNVSRIEDEIARLEEKAKKAEELHAAEVKVRKELEALNAKLLAEKTALLDSLSGEKGALQDYQERNAKLTAQKNDLENQLRDIQERLTQEEDARNQLFQQKKKADQEISGLKKDIEDLELNVQKAEQDKATKDHQIRNLNDEIAHQDELINKLNKEKKMQGETNQKTGEELQAAEDKINHLNKVKAKLEQTLDELEDSLEREKKVRGDVEKSKRKVEGDLKLTQEAVADLERNKKELEQTIQRKDKELSSITAKLEDEQVVVLKHQRQIKELQARIEELEEEVEAERQARAKAEKQRADLARELEELGERLEEAGGATSAQIELNKKREAELSKLRRDLEEANIQHESTLANLRKKHNDAVAEMAEQVDQLNKLKAKAEKEKNEYYGQLNDLRAGVDHITNEKAAQEKIAKQLQHTLNEVQSKLDETNRTLNDFDASKKKLSIENSDLLRQLEEAESQVSQLSKIKISLTTQLEDTKRLADEESRERATLLGKFRNLEHDLDNLREQVEEEAEGKADLQRQLSKANAEAQVWRSKYESDGVARSEELEEAKRKLQARLAEAEETIESLNQKCIGLEKTKQRLSTEVEDLQLEVDRANAIANAAEKKQKAFDKIIGEWKLKVDDLAAELDASQKECRNYSTELFRLKGAYEEGQEQLEAVRRENKNLADEVKDLLDQIGEGGRNIHEIEKARKRLEAEKDELQAALEEAEAALEQEENKVLRAQLELSQVRQEIDRRIQEKEEEFENTRKNHQRALDSMQASLEAEAKGKAEALRMKKKLEADINELEIALDHANKANAEAQKNIKRYQQQLKDIQTALEEEQRARDDAREQLGISERRANALQNELEESRTLLEQADRGRRQAEQELADAHEQLNEVSAQNASISAAKRKLESELQTLHSDLDELLNEAKNSEEKAKKAMVDAARLADELRAEQDHAQTQEKLRKALEQQIKELQVRLDEAEANALKGGKKAIQKLEQRVRELENELDGEQRRHADAQKNLRKSERRVKELSFQSEEDRKNHERMQDLVDKLQQKIKTYKRQIEEAEEIAALNLAKFRKAQQELEEAEERADLAEQAISKFRAKGRAGSVGRGASPAPRATSVRPQFDGLAFPPRFDLAPENEF
- the Mhc gene encoding myosin heavy chain, muscle isoform X13, giving the protein MPKPIPNQEDEDPTPYLFVSLEQRRIDQSKPYDSKKSCWIPDEKEGYLLGEIKATKGDIVSVGLQGGETRDLKKDLLQQVNPPKYEKAEDMSNLTYLNDASVLHNLRQRYYNKLIYTYSGLFCVAINPYKRYPVYTNRCAKMYRGKRRNEVPPHIFAISDGAYVDMLTNHVNQSMLITGESGAGKTENTKKVIAYFATVGASKKTEESAKSKGSLEDQVVQTNPVLEAFGNAKTVRNDNSSRFGKFIRIHFGPTGKLAGADIETYLLEKARVISQQSLERSYHIFYQIMSGSVAGVKDTCLLTDNIYDYHIVSQGKVTVASIDDAEEFSLTDQAFDILGFTKQEKEDVYRITAAVMHMGGMKFKQRGREEQAEQDGEEEGGRVSKLFGCDTAELYKNLLKPRIKVGNEFVTQGRNVQQVTNSIGALCKGVFDRLFKWLVKKCNETLDTQQKRQHFIGVLDIAGFEIFDYNGFEQLCINFTNEKLQQFFNHHMFVLEQEEYQREGIEWTFIDFGMDLQLCIDLIEKPMGILSILEEESMFPKATDQTFSEKLTNTHLGKSAPFQKPKPPKPGQQAAHFAIGHYAGCVSYNITGWLEKNKDPLNDTVVDQFKKSQNKLLIEIFADHAGQSGGGEQAKGGRGKKGGGFATVSSAYKEQLNSLMTTLRSTQPHFVRCIIPNEMKQPGVVDAHLVMHQLTCNGVLEGIRICRKGFPNRMVYPDFKMRYKIMCPKQLQGVEKDKKATEIIIKFIDLPEDQYRLGNTKVFFRAGVLGQMEEFRDERLGKIMSWMQAWARGYLSRKGFKKLQEQRVALKVVQRNLRKYLQLRTWPWYKLWQKVKPLLNVSRIEDEIARLEEKAKKAEELHAAEVKVRKELEALNAKLLAEKTALLDSLSGEKGALQDYQERNAKLTAQKNDLENQLRDIQERLTQEEDARNQLFQQKKKADQEISGLKKDIEDLELNVQKAEQDKATKDHQIRNLNDEIAHQDELINKLNKEKKMQGETNQKTGEELQAAEDKINHLNKVKAKLEQTLDELEDSLEREKKVRGDVEKSKRKVEGDLKLTQEAVADLERNKKELEQTIQRKDKELSSITAKLEDEQVVVLKHQRQIKELQARIEELEEEVEAERQARAKAEKQRADLARELEELGERLEEAGGATSAQIELNKKREAELSKLRRDLEEANIQHESTLANLRKKHNDAVAEMAEQVDQLNKLKAKAEKEKNEYYGQLNDLRAGVDHITNEKAAQEKIAKQLQHTLNEVQSKLDETNRTLNDFDASKKKLSIENSDLLRQLEEAESQVSQLSKIKISLTTQLEDTKRLADEESRERATLLGKFRNLEHDLDNLREQVEEEAEGKADLQRQLSKANAEAQVWRSKYESDGVARSEELEEAKRKLQARLAEAEETIESLNQKCIGLEKTKQRLSTEVEDLQLEVDRANAIANAAEKKQKAFDKIIGEWKLKVDDLAAELDASQKECRNYSTELFRLKGAYEEGQEQLEAVRRENKNLADEVKDLLDQIGEGGRNIHEIEKARKRLEAEKDELQAALEEAEAALEQEENKVLRAQLELSQVRQEIDRRIQEKEEEFENTRKNHQRALDSMQASLEAEAKGKAEALRMKKKLEADINELEIALDHANKANAEAQKNIKRYQQQLKDIQTALEEEQRARDDAREQLGISERRANALQNELEESRTLLEQADRGRRQAEQELADAHEQLNEVSAQNASISAAKRKLESELQTLHSDLDELLNEAKNSEEKAKKAMVDAARLADELRAEQDHAQTQEKLRKALEQQIKELQVRLDEAEANALKGGKKAIQKLEQRVRELENELDGEQRRHADAQKNLRKSERRVKELSFQSEEDRKNHERMQDLVDKLQQKIKTYKRQIEEAEEIAALNLAKFRKAQQELEEAEERADLAEQAISKFRAKGRAGSVGRGASPAPRATSVRPQFDGLAFPPRFDLAPENEF